A region of Ramlibacter agri DNA encodes the following proteins:
- a CDS encoding adenylate/guanylate cyclase domain-containing protein, with amino-acid sequence MTAKTTVMFADLTGSTSVFEALGNEAATQAITGLTQWIAQVVTDHDGRVIKMLGDGVLGLFPDPASAVLAVVEMQREHARRVSDGGAAGRMQLQVGLDCGDIVEVDGDCYGDAVNVAARLSDLSGARQIWATEEVVRQAGTPPPGARFHALGPVAIRGKAQVRNLFRIEWQEDTSTDMMTLPAFDPRSGMMARPAPAGRIELRYLDQAQGFSTADLPIHIGRSREAEFIVMDPRVSRLHVRIEWRNNSFVAVDLSSYGSCVQFQGADAVVRLRRDECVLHGAGEIALGPELGDFTLPAVQFELVLGSR; translated from the coding sequence ATGACGGCCAAGACCACGGTGATGTTCGCGGACCTGACCGGCAGCACGTCGGTGTTCGAGGCCCTCGGCAACGAGGCCGCGACGCAGGCCATCACCGGCCTCACGCAGTGGATCGCGCAGGTGGTGACCGACCACGACGGCCGCGTCATCAAGATGCTGGGCGATGGCGTGCTTGGCCTGTTCCCCGATCCCGCCAGCGCCGTCCTCGCCGTCGTCGAAATGCAGCGCGAACATGCGCGCCGCGTCAGCGACGGCGGCGCCGCCGGCCGCATGCAGCTGCAGGTGGGCCTGGATTGCGGCGACATCGTCGAAGTGGATGGCGACTGCTACGGCGATGCGGTGAACGTGGCCGCGCGCCTGTCGGACCTGTCGGGCGCGCGCCAGATCTGGGCGACCGAGGAGGTCGTGCGGCAAGCGGGCACGCCGCCGCCGGGCGCGCGCTTCCACGCGCTGGGGCCGGTGGCGATCCGCGGCAAGGCGCAGGTGCGCAACCTGTTCCGCATCGAGTGGCAGGAGGACACCTCCACCGACATGATGACGCTGCCGGCCTTCGACCCCCGCAGCGGCATGATGGCCCGGCCGGCACCGGCGGGGCGCATCGAGCTGCGCTACCTGGACCAGGCGCAGGGCTTCAGCACGGCGGACCTGCCGATCCACATCGGCCGTTCGCGCGAAGCCGAATTCATCGTGATGGACCCGCGCGTGTCGCGGCTGCACGTGCGCATCGAATGGCGCAACAACAGCTTCGTGGCGGTGGACCTGAGCAGCTACGGCAGCTGCGTGCAGTTCCAGGGCGCGGACGCGGTGGTGCGCCTGCGGCGCGACGAATGCGTGCTGCATGGCGCGGGCGAGATCGCGCTGGGGCCGGAGCTGGGGGACTTCACCTTGCCGGCGGTGCAGTTCGAGCTGGTGCTGGGCAGCCGTTAG
- a CDS encoding excinuclease ABC subunit UvrA, whose translation MGKERPTNGAPAQQPPARERGFVRVRGAREHNLKDVDVEIPREALVVFSGVSGSGKSSLAFGTIYAEAQRRYLESVSPYARRLIAQAGVPEVDAIEGLPPAVALQQQRGVASVRSSVGSVTTLSSLLRMLYSRAGHYPPGQAMLYAEDFSPNTPQGACPRCHGQGRIYGATEASMVPDDSLSIRERAIAAWPPAWHGQNLRDILVTLGYDVDKPWRSLPKKDRDWILFTDEAPSVPVYPGFTPKETRQALRAKTEPAYMGTFTSARNYVMHTFATSQSAMMRKRVAQYMVSTDCPACQGKRLKPEALAVTFAGRDIGELAHLPIEQVAQVLQPAAEGKLREAMSQEKRLAAQRLAHDALARLRTLQELGLGYLSMDRGTPTLSPGELQRLRLATQLGSQLFGVIYVLDEPSAGLHPADGEALLAALQRLKSAGNSVYVVEHDLSLMRAADWLVDVGPEAGERGGRVLYSGPPAGLEQVGESQTRRHLFGEVALPERELRSPRGSLRLEGITRNNLQGLDVAIPVGCLTAVTGVSGSGKSTLVSRALLELVAQHLGSELPGEEEEADETVEPDASDGNWSGRLAGDTGAIRRLVQVDQKPIGRTPRSNLATYTGLFDGVRKLFAATPAARKRRYDPGRFSFNVPKGRCPKCEGEGFVSVELLFMPSVYAPCPECHGARYNPQTLEVRWQDRNIAEVLGMTVEEAAAFFVDEPALQRPLRTLLDIGLGYLRLGQPATELSGGEAQRIKLATELQRTHRGDTLYVLDEPTTGLHAADADRLLAQLQRLADEGNTVVVVEHEMRVVAQADWVIDMGPGAGGQGGRVVVAGTPQSVARNRASRTAPYLAACLRSHSR comes from the coding sequence ATGGGAAAAGAACGACCGACGAACGGCGCGCCGGCGCAGCAGCCGCCCGCGCGTGAGCGTGGTTTCGTGCGGGTGCGCGGCGCCCGCGAGCACAACCTGAAGGACGTCGACGTCGAGATCCCGCGCGAGGCGCTGGTGGTCTTCAGCGGCGTGTCGGGCTCGGGCAAGTCCTCGCTGGCCTTCGGCACCATCTACGCGGAGGCGCAGCGCCGCTACCTGGAATCGGTGTCGCCGTACGCGCGCCGCCTGATCGCGCAGGCGGGCGTGCCCGAGGTGGACGCCATCGAAGGCCTGCCGCCCGCGGTGGCCTTGCAGCAGCAGCGCGGCGTGGCCAGCGTGCGGTCCTCGGTGGGCAGCGTGACGACCTTGTCCAGCCTGCTGCGCATGCTGTATTCGCGCGCCGGGCATTACCCGCCGGGCCAGGCGATGCTGTACGCGGAGGACTTCTCGCCCAACACGCCCCAGGGCGCTTGCCCGCGCTGCCACGGCCAGGGCCGCATCTACGGCGCCACCGAAGCGTCGATGGTGCCGGACGATTCGCTCAGCATCCGCGAGCGCGCCATCGCGGCCTGGCCCCCGGCCTGGCACGGGCAGAACCTGCGCGACATCCTGGTGACGCTGGGCTACGACGTCGACAAGCCCTGGCGTTCGCTGCCGAAGAAGGACCGCGACTGGATCCTCTTCACCGACGAAGCGCCGAGCGTGCCCGTGTATCCCGGCTTCACGCCCAAGGAGACGAGGCAGGCGCTGCGGGCGAAGACCGAGCCCGCCTACATGGGCACCTTCACCAGCGCGCGCAACTACGTGATGCACACCTTCGCCACCAGCCAGAGCGCGATGATGCGCAAGCGCGTGGCGCAGTACATGGTCAGCACCGACTGCCCGGCGTGCCAGGGCAAGCGGCTGAAGCCGGAAGCGCTGGCCGTCACCTTCGCCGGCCGCGACATCGGCGAACTGGCGCACCTGCCGATCGAGCAGGTCGCGCAGGTGCTGCAGCCCGCCGCCGAAGGCAAGTTGCGTGAAGCGATGTCGCAGGAGAAGCGGCTGGCCGCGCAGCGCCTGGCGCACGACGCGCTGGCGCGCCTGCGGACCCTGCAGGAGCTGGGCCTGGGCTATCTCTCGATGGATCGCGGCACGCCGACCCTGTCGCCGGGCGAGCTGCAGCGCCTGCGGTTGGCCACGCAGCTCGGCTCGCAGCTGTTCGGCGTGATCTACGTGCTGGACGAACCCTCGGCCGGCCTGCATCCGGCCGACGGCGAAGCGCTGCTGGCGGCGCTGCAGCGGCTGAAATCGGCCGGCAATTCGGTCTACGTCGTCGAACACGACCTGTCCCTGATGCGAGCGGCGGACTGGCTGGTGGACGTGGGCCCGGAAGCTGGCGAACGCGGCGGCCGCGTCCTGTACAGCGGCCCGCCGGCCGGACTGGAACAGGTGGGCGAATCGCAGACGCGGCGCCACCTGTTCGGCGAAGTGGCTTTGCCCGAACGCGAACTGCGCTCGCCGCGTGGCTCGCTGCGGCTGGAAGGCATCACCCGCAACAACCTGCAGGGCCTGGACGTGGCAATCCCGGTCGGCTGTCTCACGGCCGTGACCGGCGTCTCCGGTTCCGGCAAGTCCACGCTGGTGAGCCGCGCGCTGCTGGAGTTGGTGGCGCAGCACCTGGGCAGCGAGCTGCCGGGCGAAGAGGAAGAGGCCGACGAGACCGTGGAACCCGATGCCAGCGACGGCAACTGGTCGGGGCGGCTGGCCGGCGACACGGGCGCGATCCGCCGGCTGGTGCAGGTGGACCAGAAGCCGATCGGCCGCACGCCGCGTTCCAACCTCGCCACCTACACCGGCCTGTTCGACGGCGTGCGCAAGCTGTTCGCCGCCACGCCGGCCGCGCGCAAGCGCCGCTACGACCCGGGCCGCTTCTCCTTCAACGTGCCCAAGGGCCGCTGCCCCAAGTGCGAGGGCGAAGGCTTCGTATCGGTGGAGCTGCTGTTCATGCCCAGCGTGTATGCGCCTTGCCCGGAATGCCATGGCGCGCGCTACAACCCGCAGACGCTGGAAGTGCGCTGGCAGGACAGGAACATCGCGGAAGTGCTGGGCATGACGGTGGAGGAGGCTGCGGCCTTCTTCGTGGACGAACCCGCGCTGCAGCGGCCGCTGCGCACCTTGCTGGACATCGGCCTGGGCTACCTGCGCCTGGGGCAACCGGCCACCGAGCTGTCCGGCGGCGAGGCGCAGCGCATCAAGCTCGCCACCGAGCTGCAGCGCACGCATCGCGGCGACACACTGTACGTGCTGGACGAGCCCACCACCGGCCTGCACGCGGCGGATGCCGACCGCTTGCTGGCGCAATTGCAGCGTTTGGCCGACGAAGGCAACACGGTGGTCGTCGTCGAGCACGAGATGCGCGTGGTGGCGCAGGCCGACTGGGTGATCGACATGGGGCCGGGCGCCGGCGGGCAGGGCGGGCGGGTCGTCGTTGCGGGCACGCCGCAGTCCGTGGCGCGCAACCGCGCCAGCCGCACGGCGCCCTACCTGGCGGCCTGCCTGCGCAGCCATTCGCGCTAA